The DNA segment GAGTCTTGAAATTGGATCCACCCGACTTGGCCGGATTCCAACTGATTTTTTGTGCTAGCGGGTCATCTGTGTCTGCAAGCTTCACTTCCACCTTATTGACATTAATGGTTTGAATCTCGCTCATATCAAAGTCCTTTTATTGGCAGCTCATTACGTAATCTGGACGCTAACAATAACAAATTGCTCTCGCCTTCGCAGTCAGTCCGTAACCGCCACGCAATAGAATCACCAGAATGTGACCCTCAACACATCCTTATTTTGTACTTTTTACCCAACCAATACTCATCACATACCGACGGCCTTTAACTACCTTACTCACGGCATGTTCTGAACTATCAGATCGAAAGAACTTTACTCTGTTACTTTCATAAATTGGATTAGCACAAATAAATTTTCCACCGCTTTTCGCCGACCACAGCACAATATTCAACCGATAGTGTTCACCGTTCTTAACCTTATCAACGTGCAGAGGTATTTCATCACCTTCAGAAAACCTCAGGATGTAAACATCAAATGGATTTGGCCAGCGACCACTGGCTATGAGCATTTTTTCATAGCCAGTATTCTGACGGCCTTTATCCCATGTAAAGAATTTTGAATAAATGCTTTTTTGATTCACTTCAAGATTTAACTCTTAAGGTAAATAATACGATGTGTTAGGCGAATTCATAACAAGGGATCAAAGAATTCAAAGTAAATGTATCCATTTCAGTCCACGTATCATGCAAACAGTCGCAACAATTATTTAGCTCGGCACTGTATCAAACATTATTTTTAACCACCTCAGATCTTCAGGGCCTAACTTTGCTTTTTTATGCTGAGATGAATCTTCGTATACTTCTTTGTATACATGACAGATTGCAACTTCCGTAAGCTCTCGCCATCGCTCATGTGTTATTTCTGGAATACTACCATTCGCGAGATTAGGATCAGTTAAAGGATCATGCTCACTTTCACTTGTTCTTAATGAAAACTCCAATTCTTGAAGAATTGGGTTTACCACACGCAAAGTATCTGAATCTTCAAACTGCTTAGCAACACCCTCTTCAGCTTTACGCACGTCTTTTTCTAGCTGAATTTTGCTTAACTTTTCCCCGGCTGGCCTCACCCCATATTTATTGACAAAACTAGCTGCACCAGGAAGTAGAGCTTTGACTGCAATGCCAGCACCTATAAGTGGATTAAATATTGCTGTAACGCCACCAACCAGCAGCATTCCATAGGTCAGTTTTTTGTCTAAAGCATCAATGTCGTTAGCAAGCGATTCAAGCGTGTTCGGATTTTCTTTGTGTTTATCGTGAATATCTTCATTTACACTCTTAAGCATATAACTTTTTAATGCCAGCTCAGCATGTTCATTTGCGAAATGAAATATTCTCCTTTTAGGTAGATCATTTATCTCAGGAACGCCTGTAGGAAGACATCTTGTTGTATGCAAAGCAAACTTATAGTCAGATAATTCGTATGGAATAACGAAATAGTGCTTTTCATCATATTCTTCGATTGAA comes from the Aestuariirhabdus haliotis genome and includes:
- a CDS encoding 2OG-Fe(II) oxygenase, translated to MNQKSIYSKFFTWDKGRQNTGYEKMLIASGRWPNPFDVYILRFSEGDEIPLHVDKVKNGEHYRLNIVLWSAKSGGKFICANPIYESNRVKFFRSDSSEHAVSKVVKGRRYVMSIGWVKSTK